A stretch of Pseudomonas sp. CCC3.1 DNA encodes these proteins:
- a CDS encoding MurR/RpiR family transcriptional regulator, giving the protein MSATDQSAQTPGSEQTSPPVNAERLMQLITQEYESLPRQLKRIAGYMSQQSDRIMVDRISDIARECEVHPSAIVRFSQRFGFSGFSEMQALFREAYTHKATPVQNYQQRVRSMIADKSQKASGGVLARECINATLSGIERLNLEFDEQAFEKAVDLVVNADNIYVVGVRRSFAVADYLVYNLQHTNKRIHMVSGLGGSYREQMRSVRANDLVIAISFTPYGKETQHCLRLAQLHQAKTLIITDSTLSPLAKKANTVLLVNEGSSFAFRSLSATLCLCQALFIAVAYRLELKVDDIHEQVGFDD; this is encoded by the coding sequence ATGTCAGCCACCGATCAGTCGGCCCAAACGCCAGGGAGCGAACAGACCAGCCCGCCAGTCAATGCCGAGCGGCTGATGCAGCTTATTACCCAGGAGTACGAGAGCCTGCCGCGCCAGCTCAAGCGTATTGCCGGTTATATGAGCCAGCAAAGTGACCGGATCATGGTTGACCGAATCAGTGATATTGCTCGCGAGTGTGAGGTGCACCCTTCGGCCATCGTGCGTTTTTCACAGCGTTTTGGCTTTAGCGGCTTCAGTGAAATGCAAGCGTTGTTTCGTGAGGCGTACACCCACAAGGCAACCCCTGTTCAGAACTATCAGCAGCGTGTTCGCAGCATGATTGCCGACAAATCGCAAAAAGCCAGCGGCGGTGTTCTGGCGCGCGAATGCATTAACGCCACGCTGTCAGGCATTGAGCGGCTGAATCTGGAGTTCGACGAGCAGGCCTTCGAGAAAGCCGTGGACCTGGTGGTCAACGCCGATAACATCTACGTGGTCGGTGTGCGCCGCTCCTTCGCAGTGGCCGATTACCTGGTGTACAACCTGCAGCACACCAACAAGCGGATTCACATGGTTTCGGGGCTCGGCGGCAGCTACCGCGAACAGATGCGCAGCGTACGCGCCAATGACCTGGTCATTGCCATCAGCTTTACCCCGTATGGCAAAGAAACCCAGCACTGCTTGCGCCTCGCCCAGTTACATCAGGCCAAAACCCTGATCATCACCGACAGCACTCTGTCGCCGCTGGCCAAAAAAGCCAACACGGTGTTGCTGGTTAATGAAGGCAGTTCGTTTGCGTTCCGCTCATTAAGCGCAACCCTGTGCCTGTGTCAGGCATTGTTTATAGCCGTGGCCTATCGGCTGGAACTCAAAGTGGACGACATCCACGAGCAAGTCGGCTTTGACGACTAG
- a CDS encoding HPP family protein: MQNRWISRLLPAATNTRPTEWSRAAIGVSLGTLLCVWVCSVFFGLPVAMHLIGPLGASAILLFAVSSGALAQPWSIVGGYLCATVVSLGVVHFFGRNLDSACLAVGLALVIMCLLRCLHPPAGALALLVVLADPDSARLGWGMLAPVMLSAVCMVLSALAYNNLTRVRYPKKIAEPIPAIVEPHVTGDPGITAEDLQKALEQMDAFIDVTPEDLEALVRASEHNARRRSVGEVFDQAR; the protein is encoded by the coding sequence ATGCAAAACCGCTGGATCAGCCGCTTGTTGCCTGCGGCCACGAACACCCGTCCCACAGAATGGAGTCGCGCTGCGATTGGCGTATCACTGGGCACACTGCTGTGCGTCTGGGTGTGCAGTGTGTTCTTTGGCCTGCCCGTAGCCATGCATTTGATTGGCCCTTTGGGGGCATCCGCCATTTTGCTGTTTGCCGTGTCATCGGGAGCGCTGGCGCAACCCTGGTCGATTGTCGGCGGCTATCTGTGCGCAACCGTTGTGTCATTGGGCGTGGTGCACTTTTTTGGCCGCAACCTGGACAGCGCGTGCCTGGCCGTAGGCTTGGCACTGGTGATCATGTGCCTGCTGCGCTGTCTGCATCCGCCAGCCGGTGCGCTGGCCTTGCTGGTGGTACTGGCTGATCCGGACAGCGCGCGCCTGGGCTGGGGCATGCTCGCCCCGGTAATGCTCAGCGCCGTGTGCATGGTGCTGAGCGCCTTGGCCTACAACAACCTGACGCGGGTGCGTTACCCGAAAAAAATCGCCGAGCCGATCCCGGCCATAGTGGAACCGCACGTTACGGGCGACCCTGGAATTACTGCCGAAGACCTGCAAAAAGCCCTTGAGCAAATGGACGCATTTATCGACGTCACCCCCGAAGACCTCGAAGCCCTGGTGCGTGCCAGCGAGCACAACGCACGTCGACGCAGCGTCGGTGAAGTGTTCGACCAAGCCCGTTAA
- a CDS encoding GGDEF domain-containing protein — protein sequence MLKTIETEISKHAAPPALQAEFAQHDFEKLRNFCRLTYAASIFIWLLFDLIISTKGGQGFTGLSMLFMGTMVTITLILGFIRNYRHFDVLNVIFVAVITLGIRLIIMGLPQDSQPVWLVLATASILYSASILPLSRWAFLTSAVIAGLMLNPFGLTFVSVMDLRGTMILCYYAFLSSLTIYSFFKLRRVKLYNYTMSKLLVNQAYIDALTEIPNRRSFMTRAGSVLRAQPREHDHYLAMIDIDNFKKINDRFGHDIGDEVLKRTASSIKAVMTDHEYARLGGEEFAVYVSGVRRADVDALMDTLCRRVREDPHEHPVTISIGLARVEGHDTLNQALANADKALYVSKNSGKDRFTFYAQDMGA from the coding sequence ATGCTCAAAACCATTGAAACTGAAATTTCAAAACATGCCGCCCCCCCTGCGCTGCAAGCCGAATTTGCTCAACATGATTTTGAAAAACTGCGCAATTTTTGCCGTTTGACCTACGCGGCCAGCATCTTCATCTGGTTGTTATTTGACTTAATCATCAGCACCAAGGGAGGCCAAGGCTTCACCGGTCTGTCCATGCTGTTTATGGGCACGATGGTGACGATCACCCTCATCCTGGGGTTTATCCGCAATTATCGGCACTTCGACGTGCTGAACGTTATTTTCGTCGCCGTGATTACCCTGGGCATCCGCCTGATCATCATGGGCTTGCCTCAGGACTCGCAACCGGTCTGGCTGGTACTGGCTACCGCCAGCATCCTCTACAGTGCTTCGATCTTGCCATTGAGCCGCTGGGCATTTCTCACCAGTGCAGTCATTGCGGGACTCATGCTTAACCCCTTTGGGTTGACCTTTGTTTCGGTCATGGACCTGCGGGGCACCATGATCCTGTGCTATTACGCCTTTCTCAGCAGTTTAACGATTTACAGCTTTTTCAAACTGCGCCGGGTCAAGCTGTACAACTACACCATGTCCAAATTACTGGTGAACCAGGCGTACATCGACGCGTTGACCGAGATTCCCAACCGGCGGTCGTTCATGACCCGGGCGGGTAGCGTATTGCGCGCTCAGCCTCGGGAACACGACCATTACCTGGCAATGATCGACATCGACAACTTCAAGAAAATCAACGATCGGTTTGGACATGACATTGGCGATGAAGTGCTCAAGCGCACGGCGTCCAGCATCAAGGCGGTGATGACTGACCATGAGTACGCGCGCCTGGGCGGCGAGGAGTTTGCGGTGTACGTGTCGGGGGTACGGCGTGCCGACGTAGACGCATTGATGGACACGCTCTGTCGTCGAGTGCGTGAAGACCCGCATGAGCACCCGGTGACCATCAGCATCGGTCTGGCGCGGGTTGAAGGCCATGACACGCTGAACCAGGCGCTGGCCAATGCAGACAAGGCGCTATATGTGTCCAAGAACAGTGGCAAAGACAGGTTTACGTTTTATGCGCAGGATATGGGTGCTTGA
- a CDS encoding efflux transporter outer membrane subunit: MTSRLLNLAPALSSQRWALARGSRLLGLVLSGMLLSACAVGPDYQRPALTAPQPFQEVQGWTQANPSDALARGAWWELYGDQQLNALVAQLNSNNQSVAQSEAQFRQAQALVRNARAAFLPSADLSVGKTRSSQGTGSSSSSLTSSSSGIRDTLNAQVGVSWEADIWGKLRRGLEANEASAEASFADLAAMRLSQQSELVQNYLQLRVIDEQKRLLEATVEAYQRSLKMSENQYRAGISGKDAVAQAQTQLRNTQASLIDLIWQRAQFENAIAVLTGQVPSGFKLAEIKDIPKLPEIPVSVPSQLLERRPDIASAERSIMAANANIGVAKAAYYPDFSLSLSGGYSSSQYQDWISVPNRFWSVGPKISLPLFDGGQRSAEVDRNEAVYDQTVAKYRQTVLDGFREVENYKVQLKVLGDETVVQEQALESARESLRLTTNQYKAGLIAYLDVVSVQTTALSTERSVLNLLQSRLIASVQLIAALGGGWDGNTDLSER, encoded by the coding sequence ATGACTTCTCGTTTGCTTAACCTTGCCCCGGCACTGTCGTCCCAACGTTGGGCGCTTGCCCGCGGCTCGCGCCTGCTGGGCCTGGTGCTGAGCGGGATGTTGCTCAGCGCCTGTGCGGTGGGGCCGGACTATCAGCGCCCTGCGCTGACAGCGCCGCAGCCATTCCAAGAAGTGCAGGGCTGGACCCAGGCCAACCCGAGTGATGCGCTGGCGCGTGGTGCCTGGTGGGAGTTGTACGGCGATCAGCAGCTCAATGCGCTGGTGGCACAACTCAACAGCAACAACCAGAGCGTTGCGCAATCAGAAGCCCAGTTTCGTCAGGCGCAGGCATTGGTGCGCAATGCACGGGCAGCGTTCTTGCCGAGCGCAGACTTGAGCGTTGGCAAAACCCGCTCCAGCCAGGGCACGGGCAGCTCCAGCTCCAGCCTGACCAGCTCCAGCAGCGGGATCCGCGACACCCTGAACGCGCAGGTCGGGGTGAGTTGGGAGGCCGATATCTGGGGTAAATTGCGTCGTGGACTTGAAGCCAACGAAGCCAGCGCCGAAGCCAGCTTTGCCGACCTTGCCGCGATGCGCCTGAGCCAGCAATCGGAACTGGTGCAGAACTACCTGCAACTGCGGGTGATCGATGAACAAAAACGCTTGCTGGAAGCGACCGTCGAGGCGTATCAGCGCTCGTTGAAAATGAGCGAAAACCAGTACCGTGCGGGTATCTCCGGCAAAGACGCCGTGGCGCAAGCGCAAACCCAATTGCGTAATACCCAGGCCAGCCTGATCGACCTGATCTGGCAGCGGGCACAATTCGAAAACGCCATCGCCGTACTGACGGGGCAGGTGCCTTCGGGCTTCAAACTGGCAGAAATTAAAGACATTCCCAAACTGCCTGAAATTCCGGTCAGCGTGCCATCACAACTGCTGGAACGTCGCCCGGACATCGCCTCGGCGGAGCGCTCTATCATGGCCGCCAACGCCAACATCGGCGTGGCCAAGGCGGCGTACTACCCGGACTTTAGCCTGAGCCTGTCGGGCGGATACAGCAGCAGCCAGTACCAGGACTGGATCAGCGTGCCGAACCGATTCTGGTCGGTGGGGCCGAAAATCTCCTTACCCTTGTTCGATGGGGGCCAGCGTTCGGCCGAAGTTGATCGAAACGAAGCGGTGTATGACCAGACCGTGGCCAAATATCGCCAGACCGTGCTGGATGGATTCCGCGAAGTGGAAAACTACAAGGTGCAGTTGAAAGTGCTCGGGGATGAAACCGTGGTGCAAGAACAGGCGCTGGAATCGGCGCGTGAGTCATTGCGCCTGACCACTAACCAGTACAAGGCTGGATTGATTGCCTATCTGGACGTGGTGAGCGTGCAAACCACAGCATTGAGTACTGAGCGCAGCGTACTGAACCTGCTGCAAAGCCGATTGATCGCCAGCGTGCAGCTGATTGCCGCGTTGGGCGGGGGATGGGATGGGAATACCGACTTGAGTGAGCGTTGA
- a CDS encoding efflux RND transporter permease subunit, with translation MNLSGPFIKRPVATMLLSLAIMLLGGVSFGLLPVSPLPQMDFPVIVVSASLPGASPEVMASTVATPLERSFGAIAGVNTMSSRSSQGSTRVILQFDQDRDINGAAREVQAAINASRNLLPSGMRSMPTYKKVNPSQAPIMVLSLTSDVLAKGELYDLASTILSQSLSQVPGVGEVQIGGSSLPAVRIELEPQLLNQYGVALDDVRNTVANANVRRPKGAVSDGDRNWQIQANDQLEKAKDYESLIIRYQDGAALRLSHVAKVQDSVEDRYNSGFFNNDAAVLLVVNRQAGANIIQTVNAIKAQLPALQAVLPASVKLNLAMDRSPVIKATLHEAEMTLLIAVALVILVVFLFLGNLRASLIPTLAVPVSLVGTFAIMYLYGFSLNNLSLMALILATGLVVDDAIVVLENISRHIDAGIAPMKAAYLGAKEVGFTLLSMNVSLVAVFLSILFMGGIIESLFREFSITLAASIVVSLVVSLTLTPMLCARWLKPHVPGTENAMQRWSMRLNERMVHGYARSLDWVLRHKRLTLLSLLVTIGVNVALYVVVPKTFMPQQDTGQLIGFVRGDDGLSFSVMQPKMEIFRKAILADPAVDSVAGFIGGNGGTNNAVMIVRLKPISERKLSAQKVIERLRDSMPKVPGGRLMLMADQDLQFGGGREQTSSQYSYILQSGDLGELRTWYPKVVAAFKALPELTAIDAREGRGAQQVTLVVDRDQAKRLGVDMDMVTAVLNNAYSQRQISTIYDSLNQYQVVMEVNPKYAQDPETLNQVYVIGADGQRIPLSAIAHYENSLQDDRVEHEGQFASQSISFDMAPGVSLEQGTAAIERAIAKLGLPEDVIAKMAGTGDAFAATQKSQPFMILGALVAVYLVLGILYESYIHPLTILSTLPSAGVGALLSIYLTGGEFSLISLLGLFLLIGVVKKNAILMIDLALQLERHSGMSPQDSIRSACLQRLRPILMTTLAAILGALPLMLSHAEGAEMRQPLGLTIIGGLIFSQILTLYTTPVVYLYLDRARHRFNKWRGVRTDAALETPL, from the coding sequence ATGAACCTGTCCGGCCCGTTCATTAAACGCCCGGTCGCGACCATGCTCCTGAGCCTGGCAATCATGTTGCTGGGCGGGGTGAGCTTTGGTTTGTTGCCAGTGTCGCCGCTGCCGCAAATGGACTTCCCGGTCATTGTGGTGTCGGCCAGTTTGCCGGGGGCCAGCCCCGAGGTCATGGCGTCTACCGTGGCCACGCCGCTGGAGCGCTCTTTCGGCGCGATTGCCGGGGTCAACACCATGAGCAGCCGCTCAAGCCAAGGCTCGACGCGGGTGATTCTGCAATTCGATCAGGACCGCGACATCAACGGCGCGGCGCGCGAAGTGCAGGCCGCGATCAACGCGTCGCGCAACTTGCTGCCCAGTGGCATGCGCAGTATGCCGACCTATAAAAAGGTCAACCCGTCGCAAGCGCCGATCATGGTGCTGTCACTGACCTCCGACGTACTGGCCAAGGGCGAGCTGTATGACCTGGCCTCGACCATCCTCTCGCAAAGCCTGTCGCAGGTACCGGGAGTGGGCGAAGTGCAAATTGGTGGCAGTTCGTTGCCCGCGGTGCGTATCGAACTGGAGCCGCAACTGCTCAACCAGTACGGCGTGGCGCTGGACGATGTCCGCAACACCGTTGCCAACGCCAACGTGCGCCGCCCCAAGGGCGCGGTGTCGGACGGTGATCGCAATTGGCAGATTCAAGCCAACGACCAACTGGAAAAGGCCAAGGACTACGAGTCGCTGATCATTCGTTATCAGGATGGAGCGGCCCTGCGCCTGAGCCATGTGGCCAAGGTCCAGGACAGCGTTGAGGACCGTTACAACAGCGGTTTCTTCAACAACGACGCGGCAGTTTTGCTGGTGGTCAACCGCCAGGCCGGGGCCAACATCATCCAGACCGTGAACGCGATCAAGGCCCAGTTGCCCGCGTTGCAAGCGGTGCTACCAGCCAGTGTCAAACTGAACCTGGCCATGGACCGCTCGCCGGTGATCAAGGCCACCTTGCACGAAGCCGAAATGACCTTGCTGATTGCTGTGGCGCTGGTGATTTTGGTGGTGTTCCTGTTTCTCGGTAACTTGCGTGCCTCGCTGATCCCGACCCTGGCGGTGCCGGTGTCGCTGGTGGGCACCTTTGCCATCATGTACCTGTACGGTTTCTCGCTGAATAACCTGTCGTTGATGGCGCTGATTCTGGCCACCGGGCTGGTGGTGGACGACGCCATCGTGGTGCTGGAAAACATCTCGCGTCATATCGACGCCGGGATTGCGCCGATGAAAGCGGCGTATCTGGGGGCCAAGGAAGTCGGTTTTACCTTGCTCTCGATGAACGTCTCGCTGGTGGCGGTGTTTTTGTCGATCCTGTTTATGGGCGGGATTATCGAAAGCCTGTTTCGCGAATTCTCGATCACCCTGGCGGCCTCGATTGTGGTGTCGCTGGTGGTGTCGCTGACCCTGACCCCGATGCTCTGCGCACGCTGGCTCAAACCTCATGTGCCGGGTACTGAAAACGCCATGCAGCGCTGGAGCATGCGGCTTAACGAGCGCATGGTTCACGGCTATGCGCGCAGCCTGGACTGGGTCTTGCGCCACAAGCGCCTGACCCTGCTCAGCCTGCTGGTGACCATCGGCGTTAACGTGGCGTTGTACGTGGTGGTGCCGAAAACCTTTATGCCGCAACAAGACACCGGGCAACTGATTGGCTTTGTGCGCGGCGATGACGGCCTGTCGTTCAGCGTGATGCAGCCCAAGATGGAGATCTTCCGCAAGGCGATACTGGCCGACCCGGCGGTGGACAGCGTGGCGGGTTTTATCGGCGGTAACGGCGGTACCAACAACGCAGTGATGATCGTGCGCCTCAAACCGATCTCCGAGCGCAAGCTGTCGGCACAAAAAGTCATTGAGCGCTTGCGTGACAGCATGCCCAAAGTGCCCGGTGGGCGCCTGATGCTGATGGCTGACCAGGATTTGCAGTTTGGCGGCGGCCGTGAGCAAACCAGCTCGCAGTATTCCTACATCCTGCAAAGTGGTGATCTGGGCGAACTGCGCACCTGGTATCCGAAAGTCGTGGCGGCCTTTAAGGCGCTGCCCGAACTGACGGCGATCGATGCCCGTGAAGGGCGGGGCGCGCAGCAAGTGACACTGGTGGTTGACCGTGATCAGGCCAAACGCCTCGGGGTCGATATGGACATGGTCACGGCCGTGCTGAACAACGCCTACAGCCAGCGGCAGATCTCGACCATCTACGACAGCCTGAACCAGTATCAGGTGGTCATGGAGGTCAACCCCAAATACGCCCAGGACCCCGAGACCCTGAATCAGGTGTACGTCATTGGGGCCGACGGGCAACGGATTCCGTTATCCGCCATCGCTCACTACGAGAACAGCTTGCAGGACGACCGCGTCGAGCATGAAGGCCAGTTTGCGTCCCAGAGTATCTCCTTTGACATGGCCCCTGGCGTGTCGCTGGAGCAGGGCACCGCTGCCATTGAACGGGCCATTGCCAAGCTCGGCCTGCCCGAAGACGTCATCGCGAAAATGGCCGGTACGGGCGACGCGTTTGCCGCCACCCAGAAAAGCCAGCCGTTCATGATCCTCGGTGCGTTGGTCGCGGTGTATCTGGTGCTGGGCATTCTCTACGAGAGTTACATCCACCCGCTGACGATCCTGTCGACCTTGCCATCGGCGGGGGTTGGCGCGCTGTTGAGCATCTACCTCACGGGGGGCGAGTTCAGCCTGATCTCCTTGCTGGGGCTGTTCCTGCTGATCGGCGTGGTGAAGAAAAACGCGATTTTGATGATCGACCTTGCGCTGCAGCTGGAGCGGCATTCGGGAATGAGCCCGCAGGATTCGATTCGCAGTGCGTGCTTGCAGCGTCTGCGGCCGATTCTGATGACCACCCTGGCGGCCATTCTGGGGGCCTTGCCGTTGATGTTGAGCCATGCCGAAGGTGCCGAAATGCGTCAGCCGCTGGGCCTGACCATCATTGGTGGGTTGATTTTCAGCCAGATCCTGACCCTTTACACCACCCCGGTGGTCTACCTCTATCTCGACCGTGCACGCCATCGTTTCAACAAATGGCGTGGCGTGCGTACTGATGCTGCTCTGGAAACTCCGCTATGA